The genome window GAGACTGAGCCGATCGAGGGGGATATATCTGGCTGCTTCTCGGATGCGGGCGATAACCGTAGCCTTATCCTCCAACACCGGAGATTTGGAGGTTACCAGACCCAGCACCACCTTCTTGCCATCAGCCACATACTTCAACGGCTCGAAACCACCCGAACGCTCATCGTCATACTCCAGATAGAAGGTATCTACCTCCTCATGAGCGAAGAGATAAGGAGCCACGGCATCGTAGGCACCCTTGGTGGCATAGCAGGAATGATAATTGCCACGGCATACGTGGGTGTTGATGGTCAACCCCTCAGGTTTGCCCTCGATGGCAAGATTGTTCACCTTCAGATATTGCAGGGCTTCCTGCTCAAGGGTGAAACCTGTGCCCACCTTAGCCTTCCAATAATCGCTATCCACAATCATTCCCCAGGTGCAGTCATCCAGCTGGACGGTACGGCAACCGGCTGCATAAATCTCCTGGAAGAAGGTGCGGTAAGCCTGAGCAATATCCTCAATCAGCTGGGTAGTGTTAGGATAGAACTTGCGGGTATTCTCGGCATTCTTGCCACGGAACAGTTCGGCAAGAAACTGTGCAGGAGCAGGAACCGTCTGCTTTGCCTCGAAGATATATTCGCCATTGGCATCCAACTCCTCAAACTGCTTTACAAAAAGGAAATCCCTGATAAAAGGATGATTCTCGCCGGTAATCTTGCCGGTCAGTTGGATAGAACCCTTGGTTGTCTCCTCGCCATGAAACTGGTAGCCATGCTCCAGTTCGATATGCTCCACGCCATTGAATCCCCACATAAAGTCGAGATGCCAATAGCTGCGGCGAAACTCGCCATCGGTGATATAAGGCAGGCGATGCGCCTTCTGCTGACTGATGACCTCAGTAATCAGCCGGTCTTCTACGGCGCGAAGGTCGGTGGCAGAAATCTTGCCATCAGCAAACTTAGCTCTCGCTTCCTTCAACTCTGCAGGGCGCAAATAGCTGCCCACTGCCTCAAAATGTATATTTCTTACGTTGCTCATATTTTTATCTCCTTATTATTATTTGATGTGAATGACTCTTTATCCTGTCATTACCGATGAATGACGCTTTGCATCCGGAATTGCGGGTGCAAAGATAAGAAGAAGAATTTTATTTGCCAAATATTCTCCGTAATTCAGAAAAATATACTATCTTTGCAGCGAATTAAGCAATTCAGCAGAATATTATTCTGCAAAAATGAATAAAATCAGTAATAAAGAAACAATGACAACAGAAGAAAAACTTGATGAAACAGACATCAGAATACTGAAGTTACTGCAGCAGAACTCCCGACTCACCGTAAAGGAACTTGCTGCAAGAGTACACCTCTCCCCTTCTCCAACCTTCGAGCGGCAGAAGCGGCTGGAACGTGAGGGATACATCCAGCGATATGGAGCCATCGTAGACCATCACAAGTTGGGGCACAACGTAATCGTGCTCTGCAATATCCGGCTCAAGCAGCACACCCACGATTTGATTCAGCAATTCATGGATACCGTGCAGGCCATCGACCAGATAACGGAGTGCTACAACACCACCGGCGATTATGACTTCCAGATCAAGGTATATGCCCGGGATATGAAAGCCTATCAGGACTTCATGCTCAACACGCTGGGAAACATCGACTGCATAGGAAGTCTGCACAGCATCATCGTGATTGGTGAAATCAAGGATTCGCATTATATACCCGTAGCTAAATAAGGAGAAACGTGATGAAAGCAAAAAATATATTGATGATATGCCTGTTTATTTCCGGACTTTTCTGCCTTCCATCCAAGGCACAGCAGCCTGGAGAAAACGTCAGTCACCAAACCATCAGAAAATTGGGCGAGAAGCATTTCTTCTCCATCTCCACTATTCCTGATGATATCTTCCGCCTGATGCAGGGCAAGACATACAAGAAGAACTGTACCGTGGCAAGAAGCGAACTGAGATACATAAGATGCCTGCACGTAGACAAGGACGGCAGAAACATCGTAGGAGAGATGGTGGTGAACAGGGCGATAGCCAAAGATGTGCTCGATATTCTGAAAAAGCTCTACGAGGCGAAATATCCGATAGAGCGGATGAGACTCATTGACTACTGGGATGCCGACGACGAAAGGGCTATGAGAGACAATAACTCCTCCAGTTTCAACTTCCGCTTCATCTCACATACCCATACGGTATCGAAGCACGGAAGGGGACTGGCCGTAGACATCAACACCCTCTACAATCCTTACCACAAACGACTGAAGAACGGCAAGGAAGTGGTGGAGCCTGCCACCGCCCGTCCCTATCTGGACCGCAGCAAGAACCATGCTTATATGATAAAAAAAGGCGACCTCTGCTACCGGCTCTTCAAGGCGAAGGGATTCAGATGGGGAGGTGACTGGAAACACAGCAAGGATTACCAGCACTTCGAAAAATAGAAATGCAGGAAAGAACAGCCAGCAAGGAAAGGACATAAAAAAAGACTATGCCTATGTTACATCATTTCTTTAGTAACTATGGCATAGTCTTTTATTATCCTAACGATCTTTTTTATATGTAACACTAATTTAATTCACCTGTTACAGCCTTTTTATAATACATTGTAACTAGCTGTACCAGATAGAATTACATTCTCTACGTTCATCGTCCTCATTATAGAGGTTCTCATATTCAAGGTTCATAGCCTCGAATGATTCCAGTGTCTGTTTCATGATAACTCCTCCTCTATTTATTATGTTCAACTTTTAATATGGCAAAATTAGTAAAAAAACAGATTTCTGATGTCAATATTTCAGAAAACTTTTGTATTTTTGCACCATCTCTGCACATCAGGGGCAAAAAGTGCAAAAAAACAGCTCTGTTCAAGAGCCATGCAAGATAAAAAACAAGAAACAAGATGAAGATATTACATACTTTACGACTCGACAGAATGAAGTGGCGCCACTGGGTACTGCTGCTGTTGCTCATCCTCGTCACCCTTACCAAGATGATTCCTCTCTGGGGAGTTATCTACACCTACCATGTTTATCCCGTTATCGGCACCCTTCTCTCGCCCATCTCGGGCATCTTTCCCTTTGCCGTGGGCGATATTTTCATAGCTCTCAGCATCGCCTGGGTCATCCTCTATCCTATCTACGAGATGGGATTACGGAAGAAACTCGCCCGTCGGTTTATCTTTCTTGCTGC of Segatella copri contains these proteins:
- a CDS encoding 5-methyltetrahydropteroyltriglutamate--homocysteine S-methyltransferase, yielding MSNVRNIHFEAVGSYLRPAELKEARAKFADGKISATDLRAVEDRLITEVISQQKAHRLPYITDGEFRRSYWHLDFMWGFNGVEHIELEHGYQFHGEETTKGSIQLTGKITGENHPFIRDFLFVKQFEELDANGEYIFEAKQTVPAPAQFLAELFRGKNAENTRKFYPNTTQLIEDIAQAYRTFFQEIYAAGCRTVQLDDCTWGMIVDSDYWKAKVGTGFTLEQEALQYLKVNNLAIEGKPEGLTINTHVCRGNYHSCYATKGAYDAVAPYLFAHEEVDTFYLEYDDERSGGFEPLKYVADGKKVVLGLVTSKSPVLEDKATVIARIREAARYIPLDRLSLSPQCGFASCEIGNKLTDAEQWAKIDLVREISEEVWG
- a CDS encoding Lrp/AsnC family transcriptional regulator, which codes for MTTEEKLDETDIRILKLLQQNSRLTVKELAARVHLSPSPTFERQKRLEREGYIQRYGAIVDHHKLGHNVIVLCNIRLKQHTHDLIQQFMDTVQAIDQITECYNTTGDYDFQIKVYARDMKAYQDFMLNTLGNIDCIGSLHSIIVIGEIKDSHYIPVAK
- a CDS encoding M15 family metallopeptidase; this translates as MKAKNILMICLFISGLFCLPSKAQQPGENVSHQTIRKLGEKHFFSISTIPDDIFRLMQGKTYKKNCTVARSELRYIRCLHVDKDGRNIVGEMVVNRAIAKDVLDILKKLYEAKYPIERMRLIDYWDADDERAMRDNNSSSFNFRFISHTHTVSKHGRGLAVDINTLYNPYHKRLKNGKEVVEPATARPYLDRSKNHAYMIKKGDLCYRLFKAKGFRWGGDWKHSKDYQHFEK